A portion of the Acidisarcina polymorpha genome contains these proteins:
- a CDS encoding ubiquinone/menaquinone biosynthesis methyltransferase → MMPGPGAKPIGATDEQTAAAAVREMFDGIAPRYDILNHVLSLNIDRLWWWRTARRFREVLARPEAVVLDLCCGTGDMTLALLRYRQANARPVIAADFSHQMLVRGAAKFVQRGAIAIEADALHLPLLDNSVDLITTAFGFRNLANYRAGLEEFHRVLRPGGELGILDFSEPGGVLGKLYAFYFRRVLPAIGSRLSGVSGPYAYLPNSVHDFPPPAEMLATMAEVGYSQTSWTPYTFGVAGLYFGVKA, encoded by the coding sequence AACAAACGGCGGCGGCGGCCGTGCGTGAGATGTTCGATGGCATTGCACCCCGATACGACATCTTGAACCATGTCCTCTCGTTGAATATCGATCGTCTCTGGTGGTGGCGCACGGCGCGGCGCTTCCGTGAAGTTCTAGCACGACCCGAGGCGGTGGTTCTCGACCTGTGCTGTGGAACCGGGGACATGACGCTGGCTCTGTTGCGGTATCGGCAAGCGAATGCGCGGCCGGTAATCGCCGCTGATTTCTCGCACCAGATGCTGGTGCGGGGAGCCGCCAAATTTGTGCAGCGCGGTGCGATCGCCATCGAGGCGGATGCGCTGCATCTCCCGCTGCTCGATAACTCCGTTGACCTGATCACGACCGCATTCGGGTTTCGCAACCTGGCCAATTATCGCGCTGGACTCGAAGAATTCCACCGAGTGCTGCGCCCCGGCGGTGAACTGGGCATTCTTGACTTCAGTGAGCCTGGCGGGGTTTTGGGTAAGCTATATGCGTTCTACTTCCGCCGCGTCCTGCCCGCCATCGGGTCGCGCCTTTCAGGAGTCTCCGGTCCTTACGCCTATCTACCCAACTCGGTGCACGATTTCCCTCCGCCCGCTGAAATGCTCGCCACGATGGCAGAGGTAGGCTACTCCCAAACCTCCTGGACACCGTATACCTTCGGCGTGGCGGGACTATACTTTGGCGTGAAGGCCTGA
- a CDS encoding M28 family peptidase, whose protein sequence is MRNSLYRVFLGLTVVGNLAAARAQVSVPSLPNIPAALQQAAAGIDPEKIRAHVKFLADDLLEGRGPGKRGAEIAAQYIATQFAIEGLKPAGDQGTYFQKVPLYAVHTVEDQTSFSFVPNAGPPIDLKYGEDVVTKDTTGKAFADIDAPIVFVGYGIDAPEYQWNDFAGADVKGKVLLVIVNEPPSTDPKFFKAEALTYYGRWTYKYEQAARLGAAGVLIIHRTDLASYPWDVVRNSQAIEKSYLQGDPAATLRAASWIQHGVADKLLASIHMSADQAIEAAGKRGFKPIDLPVRLKAHIVSKVRRYDSDNVVAMIPGTAPGNEQAVIYSAHYDHLGIDPDAKGDGIYNGANDNGTGCGILLEMARAWTQVKPPHPIYFAAVTAEEQGLLGSQYLGMHPPVPASQISLDLNYDALLPVGIPTAIGAAGSERTSFYPVVESTAKAFGLTIQPDQQPLAGHYYRSDHFSFARVGVPAFSIEQGTLFEGQTPEWGKAQSDDYVAHRYHQPSDEYRDTMDFRGNAKLARFGFILGWEASSLPGEIQWQSGDEFEKIRKTTSGN, encoded by the coding sequence ATGAGAAATTCTCTCTACAGAGTCTTCCTGGGGTTAACGGTAGTCGGCAACCTAGCGGCAGCGCGGGCCCAGGTCTCCGTGCCTTCACTTCCCAATATTCCTGCCGCTTTGCAACAGGCGGCTGCCGGTATCGATCCCGAAAAAATCCGGGCGCACGTGAAGTTTCTTGCTGATGACCTACTTGAAGGCCGCGGCCCGGGAAAGCGCGGCGCCGAAATCGCCGCTCAGTACATTGCGACCCAATTTGCGATTGAAGGACTAAAGCCAGCGGGCGACCAAGGAACTTATTTTCAAAAGGTCCCGCTCTATGCCGTTCATACCGTAGAGGACCAAACCAGCTTCAGCTTCGTGCCGAATGCCGGTCCCCCGATCGACCTCAAGTACGGTGAAGATGTCGTCACGAAAGACACAACCGGCAAGGCTTTCGCGGACATCGACGCGCCGATTGTCTTTGTGGGATACGGTATTGATGCCCCGGAATACCAGTGGAATGACTTTGCCGGCGCGGATGTGAAGGGGAAGGTGCTCTTAGTCATTGTCAACGAGCCACCTTCGACCGATCCAAAATTCTTCAAAGCGGAAGCTCTCACCTACTACGGCCGCTGGACGTACAAATACGAGCAGGCTGCCCGCTTGGGCGCCGCCGGAGTGCTCATCATCCACCGTACCGACCTCGCCAGTTATCCGTGGGACGTCGTCCGCAATTCGCAAGCGATTGAGAAGTCCTACCTTCAAGGCGACCCCGCCGCGACGCTCCGCGCCGCCAGCTGGATTCAGCATGGGGTCGCCGATAAGCTGCTCGCGTCGATCCACATGTCGGCTGACCAGGCGATCGAAGCTGCCGGCAAACGCGGATTCAAGCCCATCGACTTGCCGGTTCGACTGAAAGCGCACATCGTCAGCAAAGTCCGCCGCTATGACTCCGACAATGTTGTGGCGATGATCCCGGGAACCGCACCCGGGAACGAACAGGCTGTAATCTACTCCGCGCACTACGACCACCTGGGGATTGATCCCGACGCCAAGGGGGACGGCATCTATAACGGCGCCAACGACAACGGGACGGGTTGTGGGATCCTGCTCGAAATGGCGCGCGCGTGGACCCAGGTGAAGCCGCCCCATCCAATCTACTTCGCCGCCGTCACCGCCGAAGAACAGGGGCTGCTGGGCTCTCAATATTTAGGGATGCACCCTCCTGTTCCGGCTTCGCAGATCAGCCTAGACCTGAACTACGACGCGTTACTCCCCGTCGGGATTCCTACTGCCATCGGGGCTGCTGGGTCGGAGCGCACCAGCTTCTATCCGGTAGTCGAATCGACAGCGAAGGCATTCGGCTTGACTATCCAACCTGATCAGCAGCCCCTGGCGGGACACTATTACCGTTCCGACCATTTCAGCTTTGCGCGCGTCGGCGTGCCTGCCTTTTCGATTGAGCAGGGCACTCTCTTTGAGGGGCAAACCCCGGAGTGGGGCAAGGCCCAATCGGATGACTATGTCGCCCACCGTTACCATCAACCCTCCGACGAATACCGGGACACGATGGATTTCCGCGGGAACGCGAAATTGGCGCGCTTCGGCTTTATTCTTGGATGGGAAGCGTCTTCGCTGCCCGGTGAAATTCAATGGCAATCCGGAGATGAGTTCGAGAAAATCCGTAAGACGACGAGCGGGAACTGA
- a CDS encoding cytochrome P460 family protein, producing MKTLSRLIVAAVLIFGLLQLVRPGIPSMPASAELQAPPEIKHILEKDCYSCHSNQRRLSWFDQIVPGYWLVRHDILTAREHVNFSTIGSKPIAMQKATLFEAVNMIQLGAMPLPMFLKLHPEAKVTPDELAMIKAYLAPWSSKPNPPGSAPKSTTGGETNESQATGGKTDASPAAIPAETPALVSLAAVPPELNGFRFDPTFESWKPISFSDRGDNYTFRYILGNDVAVKAAAAGNISPWPDDARFAKIAWQQESGADGLIHPGKFVQVELMQKDAKAYRKTEGWGWGRWRGLDLKPYGNDAHFVNECTSCHLPVRGDDYVYTLPMSAARVGREEAVNSRAADLPPSLPYQPLGWNAITMYVDPKNHTMATLYGNDSAVQAVRPRGYVAATVSKGQAYPANSVLALVTSAQREDPHWFGARIPDAPEAVEFVEVAAAGSEKYRRFSGTGLTEEHGAPADASQRAQFIMGLAPAQLP from the coding sequence ATGAAGACGCTGAGCAGGCTGATCGTTGCGGCGGTCCTGATATTCGGGCTGTTGCAGCTGGTGCGTCCCGGCATTCCGTCGATGCCGGCAAGCGCCGAGTTGCAGGCCCCCCCTGAGATCAAGCACATCCTGGAAAAGGACTGCTATAGCTGTCACTCGAACCAGCGGCGGCTTTCGTGGTTCGACCAGATCGTGCCCGGTTACTGGCTGGTGCGCCATGACATCCTGACCGCCCGGGAACACGTCAATTTCTCCACGATTGGATCAAAGCCGATCGCCATGCAGAAGGCGACGCTCTTCGAAGCCGTGAACATGATTCAGCTGGGCGCCATGCCTCTGCCGATGTTCCTCAAGTTGCATCCAGAGGCAAAGGTCACGCCCGACGAGCTGGCGATGATTAAAGCCTACCTGGCTCCGTGGTCCTCCAAACCAAACCCGCCCGGAAGCGCGCCCAAGTCAACGACCGGCGGCGAAACCAATGAGAGCCAGGCTACCGGAGGCAAGACGGATGCGTCACCAGCCGCCATTCCGGCTGAGACGCCGGCACTTGTTTCTCTGGCGGCCGTCCCGCCAGAGCTGAATGGATTTCGGTTTGACCCGACCTTCGAGAGCTGGAAGCCGATCAGCTTTTCCGATCGCGGCGACAACTACACCTTTCGCTACATTCTCGGCAATGATGTAGCCGTGAAGGCGGCCGCTGCGGGCAACATCTCTCCTTGGCCAGACGATGCGCGGTTCGCCAAGATAGCCTGGCAGCAGGAATCCGGCGCAGACGGCCTGATTCATCCCGGGAAGTTTGTGCAAGTGGAGCTTATGCAGAAAGACGCAAAAGCTTATAGAAAAACTGAGGGCTGGGGCTGGGGACGCTGGCGCGGTCTTGACTTGAAGCCTTATGGCAACGACGCCCACTTCGTGAATGAATGCACCAGCTGCCACCTTCCAGTTCGCGGCGACGACTACGTTTATACCTTGCCGATGTCCGCTGCCCGCGTCGGCCGAGAGGAAGCGGTCAACAGCCGCGCGGCAGACCTGCCGCCCAGCCTGCCTTATCAACCCCTAGGCTGGAATGCCATCACGATGTACGTCGACCCCAAGAACCATACTATGGCCACGCTCTACGGCAACGACTCCGCGGTGCAAGCGGTGCGTCCGCGCGGCTATGTTGCCGCGACCGTATCTAAGGGGCAGGCATATCCCGCGAATTCGGTTCTGGCGCTTGTCACCTCGGCGCAACGGGAGGATCCGCATTGGTTCGGTGCACGCATCCCGGATGCACCCGAGGCCGTCGAATTCGTGGAGGTTGCTGCCGCAGGATCAGAGAAGTATCGAAGGTTCAGCGGTACCGGGCTCACCGAGGAGCACGGTGCGCCCGCCGACGCCTCCCAGCGGGCCCAATTCATCATGGGACTTGCTCCTGCTCAGCTGCCGTAG
- the glgX gene encoding glycogen debranching protein GlgX — protein sequence MAIQMHEGVPSPRGATWDGKGTNFAVFSEHATKVEVCFFDESGENEVDRQELPEYTNQIWHGYIPSVRPGTRYGLRVYGPYDPENGHRFNPNKLLLDPYACAHIGEIKWGPEVFGYQMESGDDTTFDERDSAPFMPKCIVVDPDFDWHGQNRLGRFRVPFDDTIIYEMHVKGFTKLHPAVPEHERGTYAGLCNPAVIDYIKSLGVTSIELLPIHTFVNDSHLLEKGLTNYWGYNTIGFFAPDPRYASSRADALKEFKETVAALHDAGLGVILDVVYNHTAEGNELGPTLSFKGIDNASYYRLMPDKKRYYINDTGTGNTLNISHPRVIQMVTDSLRYWVEQTRVDGFRFDLGTILAREVNGFDNQSGFLKSVSQDPCLSNVKLIAEPWDCGPGGYQVGGFPPGWAEWNDKFRDTVREYWKGGSTASALTKRLCASAEIFNYQGRRPWSSVNFITAHDGFTLNDLVTYNEKHNEANGEDNKDGSSDNHSWNCGAEGPTDDPEINKLRARQMRNMLGTLLLSQGTPMLLAGDEFGRTQQGNNNAYCQDNEISWLNWDLKDKGKHLVKFVQRLTSFRHKYPILRRNLFLTGEYNEELCVKDVTWINANGREMEDHNWGDTGMRCFGMLIDGRAQTTGVRQRGKETTLLMVINDHSDLVNFTLPEAVGGSGWSLLVDTNIEDNSEKGSFKTGDIYGVTARSLLLFELEPETA from the coding sequence ATGGCAATTCAGATGCATGAAGGGGTTCCCAGCCCCCGGGGAGCGACTTGGGACGGTAAGGGAACGAATTTCGCGGTATTTTCCGAGCATGCAACCAAGGTCGAAGTCTGCTTCTTCGATGAGAGCGGCGAAAATGAAGTCGATCGCCAGGAATTACCCGAATACACCAACCAGATTTGGCATGGTTATATCCCCAGCGTTCGGCCCGGCACCCGTTACGGCCTGCGCGTTTACGGACCCTACGATCCCGAGAACGGGCACCGTTTCAATCCAAACAAATTGCTGCTCGATCCGTACGCCTGCGCTCATATCGGCGAAATCAAGTGGGGTCCCGAGGTCTTCGGTTATCAGATGGAGTCAGGTGACGACACCACCTTCGATGAGCGCGACAGCGCACCGTTCATGCCCAAATGCATCGTGGTTGATCCCGATTTCGATTGGCACGGACAAAATCGGCTTGGCAGATTCCGGGTGCCCTTCGACGACACGATCATCTATGAAATGCATGTCAAAGGATTCACCAAGCTCCATCCAGCGGTCCCTGAGCATGAACGCGGCACGTATGCCGGCCTCTGCAACCCCGCCGTGATCGATTACATTAAGTCCCTCGGAGTCACGTCCATCGAGTTGCTCCCTATTCATACGTTCGTCAACGACAGTCATCTTCTCGAGAAAGGTCTTACCAACTACTGGGGCTACAACACGATCGGTTTCTTTGCCCCCGACCCGCGCTACGCCTCGAGCCGAGCCGATGCCTTGAAGGAATTTAAGGAAACCGTCGCGGCCCTGCATGATGCCGGTCTCGGGGTCATCCTCGACGTCGTCTATAACCACACCGCGGAAGGAAATGAACTCGGGCCGACGCTTTCCTTCAAGGGCATCGACAATGCTAGCTATTACCGGCTCATGCCCGACAAAAAGCGCTACTACATCAACGACACTGGTACCGGGAACACGCTCAATATCAGCCATCCCCGTGTGATCCAGATGGTCACTGACAGCTTGCGCTACTGGGTTGAACAAACCCGGGTGGATGGCTTCCGGTTCGATCTGGGCACCATTCTCGCCCGCGAAGTGAATGGCTTTGACAATCAGAGCGGCTTCCTCAAGTCCGTCAGCCAGGATCCCTGCCTCTCGAACGTTAAGCTGATCGCGGAACCGTGGGATTGCGGCCCCGGGGGCTATCAGGTCGGCGGCTTTCCTCCTGGATGGGCGGAGTGGAACGACAAGTTTAGAGACACGGTTCGCGAATATTGGAAGGGAGGTTCGACCGCATCGGCGTTGACGAAGCGGCTGTGTGCGTCGGCCGAGATATTCAATTACCAAGGTCGGCGCCCCTGGTCCTCCGTTAACTTCATCACCGCCCATGATGGCTTTACGCTGAATGATCTGGTTACTTACAACGAGAAGCACAACGAAGCCAACGGCGAAGACAACAAGGACGGCAGTAGCGACAACCATTCCTGGAATTGCGGTGCAGAAGGGCCGACCGATGACCCGGAGATCAACAAGCTCCGCGCACGTCAGATGCGCAACATGCTGGGCACCTTGTTGCTTTCGCAAGGTACGCCAATGTTGTTGGCTGGCGACGAGTTTGGCCGTACCCAGCAAGGCAATAACAACGCCTACTGCCAGGACAATGAGATTAGCTGGCTGAATTGGGACTTGAAGGACAAAGGGAAGCACCTCGTCAAGTTCGTGCAGAGGCTCACCAGCTTCCGGCACAAATACCCGATCCTGCGGCGCAACCTCTTCCTTACCGGGGAATACAACGAAGAGCTATGCGTTAAGGATGTGACCTGGATCAACGCCAACGGCCGCGAAATGGAAGACCATAACTGGGGCGACACCGGCATGCGCTGCTTCGGCATGCTGATCGATGGACGTGCTCAAACCACCGGCGTACGCCAGCGCGGAAAAGAGACTACGTTACTCATGGTCATCAACGATCACAGCGACCTGGTCAACTTCACACTCCCTGAAGCAGTTGGTGGCTCCGGGTGGTCTCTCCTCGTCGACACTAACATTGAAGACAACAGCGAAAAAGGCTCCTTCAAGACCGGCGATATCTATGGAGTAACTGCCAGGTCCCTGTTGCTCTTTGAACTCGAACCAGAAACAGCGTAG